From Rhopalosiphum padi isolate XX-2018 chromosome 2, ASM2088224v1, whole genome shotgun sequence:
tgctttaatatttggtttttaaaaagttgtaattttatttcaaacgatTTTACATCACTTATAAGCTCGAAAATAGCTTTTTGATTGTTTTTGAAGTTTaagatttattacatttaaatgaacAGAAATATCAGTTAAGAAAGCAAGATCGTACATCCATTGTTCGTTTTCAAATTCTTCTACTGGTTTGTTTTTTtctatcataaatatttgaatttctcCGCCGAAGAtcaaaaaaacgttttaatacTTTTCCTCGACTTAACCACCTAACCTGGTTATGATACAAAACATCTTTATGTTCCGAttcaatttcatttaaaaattctataaattgtCTATGTTTTAATCCGTGCGATCTAATGAAGTTCACTGTTTTTGTAACAATATTCAATGTTCATGTGttgaaattaacaaaaaaaaaacccgtgaAGCATTTATGGCCcgcagtataaatataaatattgaatgtggCCCGCAAGTTGAAAAAGGTTGGGCACGCCTGCTATAGTGTTaacataagtttttaaaacGAACAAACctagtatattattagattaataaaacCGATAAAATCTAAagccaatttattaaaaattatatatttaaattagatttatttaaagtttgattACAGTAaggtatattaatgtattgaaattacttaaataatagtttgttaggtgtttaaaataatttatcaacttaaaaataaccCATCACATTGTTTTATATACTGAAATGTATTGTACTAGTTTATTCTTTGAAAATTGTTAACAAagatttgttttcaaatatccCACCAACAGTTGTTTATGTTTGAACACTATCCTGTGTAACATTACCTCATGGTCTTGGACTTTAGACCAGGGATTCCCAAAGTGTGTTACAAGGAACCTTAGAATTCCACCAGATTTATGTGATTatgaagaaaattattttatattatattattaaaaattattattttaaattatttaaaaaaaaggaagAAGGTCCCACAAAACAAACTATTTCTCAAAAGTGGTcgtaaaagtttgggaaccgctgctcTAGAGagcaatatgtaattttaaactagTAATAAAACTTGACAACACTGCCACTTAACTGTtcccatgtatattataaatattatgtaaattaaacatattcagtacttatttttttgaaaaaaatttttaaatattaaatatgtttaatgaggaatttatttactttgtacTTACTGTTAATGTAGAATTGCATGCAAAACAAGCGCAGAATAATTAGTATGATTAAGCAAATTCAGCCACTAGATCTAAAACATGTTTGTACCTGACTGTTGATGGTAGTTGTTACGTCTCATTGGGCCCATTCCATTGTGAACGCTACCAAGTCCATGACTATACAAATCATATGCGtcctgtttacaaaatataaaaaaaatctaactactgtacaaaacaatgataaaataaataatatttcatgccAACACAGTCTAGGTGTATAAAACAGTTAACACCATGcatcaacttaaaatattatgtttaatacactTTTCAGATAAAAAGCAACAACATTTTACTGTTTATTCCAAAACATACCTCAACAAGCGATGTATGCCTCTGGCtaatagaaacattttatattaaataagactTGAAAAAAAGAAgtcttaacattttaaattacctgAAGATCAGGCCCCATTCCAAGATCATTAGGTGGCCAAGTATTTTGATCTTCACGGCATAGTGAATTACTCAGTTCAGCTGATAACcgttttttataatcatttggtTTATCTTCTGACATTCGGAATAAAACTGCTGCTGCATATGttgcttaaaataaaattataaaaacaaacattatacaattgttttagtaatttcataaataaaaaaaattaacacttaCCAACTCCTTCATTACGGGAATGTAATAATTCAGTTAATGGTGCAGTTGCACCTTCTGCTTCAATCATATCTGCCCCATCTTTATCAATAGCTAACTCGCATAAAGCACCAGCAGCCACTCGTTGAACATTttcaatatcattaaataacaattgaaCTAATACTGCAATCAATCCTTGTTGAGAGCGCATAAGTACTCGATTATGTGATTCTCTAGCAAGAATATGTAAAGCACCAGTAGTGCCTTCAACAATTTCTTCCATGCGCACTCCATCAGCATATACACCACCAGATTGTGATCTGCCTGATCCGGCTACACTACTATTAGTAGATgtctatacaattaatttaaaaatagtaaatatagcatatattttttttttttagttagattatgattttattttacttacccTTTGAATATCTTGAAATGCTCTCATCAATAAACGTATTAAATGGTGAATTGCACCGTGTTCTCTTAATGGCACATGATTACCTTGACACTGCGCTACATTTCGAATTAGTCCAATAGCAGCTTTGACAAGTGGCCAACGAGAAGGaggttgtaataatttaactattacttGAATACCTCCAATATGGCGGATAGCATTTTGAGCACTATCTGATTCAACATGTCTAGATGTCAAATGTCTCAAAGCACATacctgaaatatatatattttaaaattcaaactattaatacaattctattaaaatattttaaacaattatatttacagCAGGTTCTGTTATTTCTTCGCGATCTCCAGCATTCATTATTGTCTGTACTAGCGCTTCAACACCGCCCACTTGAACCACAGTAACTTTATTGCGTTGATTATTACAAgtcaaatttgataaaattccaGCAGCACATGTTACTACATTAACATCTGAATGATTTAAAGCAATTACTAATGATTGCAATAACTGTTCTAGTCCATcaaccttaaaaataaaaattatatattatcaaatgtattaatatattgttatgatataaatttcaattcaaacacaattttatttgacTATAAAATACCTTAGTTCCAGCATCAGACAAGTTACGCAAGGTCCATAAAGCATTTTGGACCAAACGTTGACTTCCATGTTGTAAATGCATTGCAAGAGCTTGCATGCCTCCAGCTTCTACAATTGCTGGTTTATTACTTGAACACACAGACAAAACTAAAaagaatatttgtttattagattttaaaatgataataataataataataaatatatttattatattattatataattaaatacctttCAAAACTCTAGACGTTGTCCACAAAAGCTTTTCGTAGTCATATGAACGCATGATACGAACAAGTTCAATAGGGCCTTGTGAagcaagtataattaatttactttcttGATTACCATATGctaatatttgtaaacaatCAGTTATGATTGTCAAAAATTTAACATTGTTACGTTGCAAAAGTGCTACCATTTTTTGTAGACCTCCAGCAAGACGAACTGCCATTTTTGAACCCTCTTgatgtaacaataaattatgtaaagttgttatagcataatatagtatagattCAACAGGAGAACTAAAAacagatatatgtatattagaaataaataaaataaaaaaataattactaattacctaAGTAGTTTAACCAGAGCTGGTATTCCTCCACTTTTAAATATAGCTAAAAGTCCTTGTCGATGATGTGATAAGTTGTGTAGAGTACCAACTGCACCTTTAGTCATTTCTAAATCATTACTATTTGACAATGCTTTCACCAATGCAGCGACCatctatacattaatttattaataaaatatgaactaaaaaaaaatttaaaaattaaatttacctgAGGACTATTCATAATTGCATGCCGCGATGCTTCTTTTTTCGATAATTGGTGAACCATCATGGCAGCTTGTGATACAACAACTTGGTCTTCgtcattcaataattttatgagtTCTGGAATAGCTCTAGTTGCTAAATCAGCATcatcctaaaatataaaaattaacattaaattttatctataatttacataatataagaaaaatatttttaatactccaATAGAGTATGCTTAGTATTTACctgataattaatcaaattaactaCAGCATGTTTAAGCATTTGACTTGGCTCAGCTAGTCGTTGAACGGCCGTCAATTGCCCTTGATTAAATTGCGTAGAAGGGATCTCAATTCCTTCTTCAAGTGTTTCTGGAAACATTGCTGCTCGTACTCTTTGGGTACGAGACTGACTCAGTTGTTGATTcatttctaaaattgtattttagttaaattattgttatatatctaattatagttataatatttaccatcaACTTGATCTTGAGTAAATCCGTGTGAAAACCCTTGATTAAGTTCATAGATCAATTGATCTCGTTCTAAATCATCTTCTTTATCAGTAATAGAATGAGCTTGGGTGGTTCCCCCAGAGTGGATACCAGACTCTGGCAAGTACTGGCCACCTTGTTGCCACATCATAGCTGTATCCTTTGAATAACCCGTGTTACTCGGCActtgtcaaaaataatacataaaattaaattatgatttataataaattaaattataatatatggttgtTTGGCAGTATACTTACATACACGTGATTGATACATTTTGTTAAAGCTGcaacagaaataaataaaaggaaGTACTGATTAATGATGATACAgatcaataaataattctaattcatTTAAGtctaaatcaaataattgttttattatataaaatgtcacaatggtatttataaaacattctaTGACTCATCGAATGTACATATAGTTTAGTCATGCATTGTTTCCTTATTTACCAAGTATTTGATAATGAAAACTGTATGGTAGGCACCGACATGATTCAATTAATCCtatctaatgattttttttataaaaaaatgttttataacccAAAACTTAAATTCTTCTTAGCGATTTCAATCAGTACTGAACAAGAAACAAACAATAACTTTTGATAAATCGGCaacggacataatattattaaatcgagTGAGACAACGACGTAACATTGAGAACACTTACTCTTAAACGATACTCCGGGAATAGCAACGACAATCCAATAATGAATAGAGCAAACGAtcagtagaaaaaaaataatatatatcacgtAAACATCACTATATCACGACGATCGGTAATATTACTGGTACGGATCGCGTAATATCGAGAGACTGCGGCGCTATCAATTTTGTAACTCTTTCACTCGAATCACTGAGTCACCGTCTTGTTACCCGAGGAAATGGAACATGGACAGAGAACAAAATATGGCCGAGTAGGCGTACAATCAcaatcacaataaaaataataataataatagtaataatacaaaaaacaagAAGACAGGAACGGATTATGGAATGCGCGAGAGCGGTGGGGGCGGCGAACGTGAGCACTGTACTCCAAACAGGATACGCTTACATAGCAGACGAATTGGCGAACGCATTACTATTTACTACGAAAATACTACGCCACTCGGTAGGCGGCGGACGGGTCGATACGAATATTTTCCTAGCCAACACAGATCGTGTCAGTGTGACCGCCAACGCAATATTACCGGGCTAGCGGGATAgaagtagaataataataataataatacaataattattattatgcatattattattatttaccatgtataattgtatatataacaatattgtgttaTGAATTCGTGTCTTGTGCAGTTGTGTGTGTAACCCACCGGCCACCATTAGCCACGACTGGTGTGGACATATTTACACTATAGTGTGTGCTGTGTACGCTCTTCGTATTACGCGGTCCAGACGTGATGTGTGTACATgtttatatgtaatgtatatataatatatatatatatattctaaatagGCAGAGTAGGCAGTGTACAACCGCCAGGCTGCCACGACCCGCGGAGGATCTTTCTTACACCCCCGGTGCATAGTTGTACTCTTGTGTCTTGTAGTTTGTACTACTCAGTACACACCCGGGACAGGACAAACGATAACACCTCCCCAACGCCATTTTGTTGTGATTCAACAAATCATTTGTGCGGACGATTTAAGGCGGTTGTTCGTACGAAACGATTCCGTCTGACAGCGGAGAgaaagattattataattataaaataaacgtattaatCGACGACCAcgataacaacaataacaacgaGCACTTCGGTATCAGTGTCGTTTTCGGCGGCCGGTCGAGTACAACGTCCAAAAAACTTTGTACGTCAGCGAGTAAGTTTCAATCAATTTATTGAACTGTGTGAGTACCTATAGTGAGTCCTGTACGGTCGTGTAATACCTGCCGACAACCATGAGCTACCAACCTAGAGGAAGTATGTATTTTTCTTGATAATTACATTTCAGTTATTACTTTTCTCCTAATAGATGTATTTTTATCCATGTTTAATatacttcatattatttatgtgtacatataataGTGTCTGGTAACATGGTGAACCCGATCAACGAGACCATGGATATCAAAGATCCTTCATTAGTATGGCAACAGAGTGGTCAATATTTACCGGACTCCGGAATACAATCCGGTGGTAGCACCCAGACACATTCTATAACTACTAAAGAAGATGACATGGAAAGGGACCGACTTTTGTTTGATCTTGACCAAGGGTTTCCGCAATCTTTTCCACATGATCAAGTTGATAGTATGATAGATAAATTTTGTTGTCTTGTAAGAATAGAgatgttttacatttataatattttcagacaTGAACCAACATTTAGGCCAAACGTGTGGTGAAAATTTAGATGATGAAGTGGAAATGCCTACCCAATTTAATGTCAACAGTGCTgcaaatgtacaaaatatgacTGGGCCAAGCCAAATGTTGAAATATGCTGTTGTCAATTTGATCAACTACCAAGATAATGCCGAACTTGCAACCTGGGCTATTCCAGAATTAATAAAGTTGTTAAATGATGAAGATCAAGTTGTTGTATCACAGGCTGCTGTTATGGTTTATCAGCTGTCTAACAGAGAAGCTGCTTTGCATGCAATTATTAACAGTCCTCaagtatgtatacatttattttctttataaacaGTTCATGAATtattaacaacttaaaatacaataatattttatagatgatTGGTACATTAGTTAAATCTATATCAAACAGCAATGATCTGGAAACCACAATTGGTGCAGTTGGAACATTACGAAATTTGTCTAATCACCGTCAGGGCTTATTAGCAATTTTCAAGAGTGGAGGAATACCAGCTTTGGTTAAATTAATGAGGTGATTTAACGTTGTCTTATAAATTGTGgccaacaataaatataattaattttatttaattttaaatttattgtaatagttCTCCAGTTGTAACAATTTTACGAGATGCTGTGATaactattcataatttattattgcatcAAGATGGTTCTAAAATGGCTGTTCGTGTAGCTGGTGGTTTACAAAAAATGATATCTTTGTTGACATTCAAGTCTAATAGCCACTCGATTactgttaaatttttaactatcatAACTGATTGTTTACACATTTTGGCTTGTGGAAATCAAGAAAGCAAACTGATAATACTTGCTGCTCAAGGACATGTTGAACTTGTGCGTATTATGCGTTCATATAATTATGAGAAATTATTATGGCTCACTTGTCGCGTCCTTAAAGGTATACtatgattatactttatatttatctaaattatagtattcattccatatttaaatgttttatatatttttagttctttCGGTATGCTCACGAAACAAACCAGCTATTGTGGAAGCAGGTGGTATGCAAGCTTTGGCAATGCATCTTCAACATGACAGTCAGCAATTGGTGTATAATGTTTTATGGACTTTGAGAAACTTATCAGATGCAGGAACAAAGGTAATTCATtcaatatatctattaattctataatttttgagataatagtataattttaaatttgaatgtcataatactcatatatatatatacatttctgATTTACTTTATTAACTTCTGTCTTCTGTTTGTCagttttcttttatacattaattattatttaatttttgccaTTTCTAAAACCCATAATACcccaacaataaatttaattttaatttaatcaaaatacttTTCTTAActtcaaaaaatcaataatttagatGTATTAGatgatctaatataatattttttacaatattgattttatatcatattggtTCAAATGTTTAGGTTGATGGATTAGAACAACTATTGCAATCACTAGTAGCAGCATTGGGtcacacaaatattaatattgtaacttGTGCTGCtggaatattatcaaatttgacTTGTAATAACCAGAGAAATAAATTGACTGTATGCCAGTTTGGAGGTGTTGAAGCTCTTGTGCGTGCAATTATGAATGCTGGAGACAATGAAGAGATAACTAAACCTGCTGTAAGtttcatttacatattttcacaacttgaattatttatagattattattatta
This genomic window contains:
- the LOC132922290 gene encoding armadillo segment polarity protein-like isoform X2, with the protein product MSYQPRGMSGNMVNPINETMDIKDPSLVWQQSGQYLPDSGIQSGGSTQTHSITTKEDDMERDRLLFDLDQGFPQSFPHDQVDNMNQHLGQTCGENLDDEVEMPTQFNVNSAANVQNMTGPSQMLKYAVVNLINYQDNAELATWAIPELIKLLNDEDQVVVSQAAVMVYQLSNREAALHAIINSPQMIGTLVKSISNSNDLETTIGAVGTLRNLSNHRQGLLAIFKSGGIPALVKLMSSPVVTILRDAVITIHNLLLHQDGSKMAVRVAGGLQKMISLLTFKSNSHSITVKFLTIITDCLHILACGNQESKLIILAAQGHVELVRIMRSYNYEKLLWLTCRVLKVLSVCSRNKPAIVEAGGMQALAMHLQHDSQQLVYNVLWTLRNLSDAGTKVDGLEQLLQSLVAALGHTNINIVTCAAGILSNLTCNNQRNKLTVCQFGGVEALVRAIMNAGDNEEITKPAVCALRHITSGHAEVENAQNAVCRSGGAQVVAKLLQPSSHWPLIKAVIGLIKNIAQCKATHGLLREHSAIHNLVGLLMRAFQDLQNHSNTSVKPEGVRMEEVIECVIGTLHILAKESLSRSIMRSHQGFMAILIQLLFNNFENIQRLAADTLNELAADKEGADMIEAEGGTASLSELLHCGNEALATCAAAILSRVSEHKLQKCLSMELSNSLFSEDQNLWPSGDLGIAPDLQGMTRYP
- the LOC132922289 gene encoding armadillo segment polarity protein isoform X2, with translation MYQSRVLPSNTGYSKDTAMMWQQGGQYLPESGIHSGGTTQAHSITDKEDDLERDQLIYELNQGFSHGFTQDQVDEMNQQLSQSRTQRVRAAMFPETLEEGIEIPSTQFNQGQLTAVQRLAEPSQMLKHAVVNLINYQDDADLATRAIPELIKLLNDEDQVVVSQAAMMVHQLSKKEASRHAIMNSPQMVAALVKALSNSNDLEMTKGAVGTLHNLSHHRQGLLAIFKSGGIPALVKLLSSPVESILYYAITTLHNLLLHQEGSKMAVRLAGGLQKMVALLQRNNVKFLTIITDCLQILAYGNQESKLIILASQGPIELVRIMRSYDYEKLLWTTSRVLKVLSVCSSNKPAIVEAGGMQALAMHLQHGSQRLVQNALWTLRNLSDAGTKVDGLEQLLQSLVIALNHSDVNVVTCAAGILSNLTCNNQRNKVTVVQVGGVEALVQTIMNAGDREEITEPAVCALRHLTSRHVESDSAQNAIRHIGGIQVIVKLLQPPSRWPLVKAAIGLIRNVAQCQGNHVPLREHGAIHHLIRLLMRAFQDIQRTSTNSSVAGSGRSQSGGVYADGVRMEEIVEGTTGALHILARESHNRVLMRSQQGLIAVLVQLLFNDIENVQRVAAGALCELAIDKDGADMIEAEGATAPLTELLHSRNEGVATYAAAVLFRMSEDKPNDYKKRLSAELSNSLCREDQNTWPPNDLGMGPDLQPEAYIAC
- the LOC132922290 gene encoding armadillo segment polarity protein-like isoform X1, with protein sequence MSYQPRGMSGNMVNPINETMDIKDPSLVWQQSGQYLPDSGIQSGGSTQTHSITTKEDDMERDRLLFDLDQGFPQSFPHDQVDNMNQHLGQTCGENLDDEVEMPTQFNVNSAANVQNMTGPSQMLKYAVVNLINYQDNAELATWAIPELIKLLNDEDQVVVSQAAVMVYQLSNREAALHAIINSPQMIGTLVKSISNSNDLETTIGAVGTLRNLSNHRQGLLAIFKSGGIPALVKLMSSPVVTILRDAVITIHNLLLHQDGSKMAVRVAGGLQKMISLLTFKSNSHSITVKFLTIITDCLHILACGNQESKLIILAAQGHVELVRIMRSYNYEKLLWLTCRVLKVLSVCSRNKPAIVEAGGMQALAMHLQHDSQQLVYNVLWTLRNLSDAGTKVDGLEQLLQSLVAALGHTNINIVTCAAGILSNLTCNNQRNKLTVCQFGGVEALVRAIMNAGDNEEITKPAVCALRHITSGHAEVENAQNAVCRSGGAQVVAKLLQPSSHWPLIKAVIGLIKNIAQCKATHGLLREHSAIHNLVGLLMRAFQDLQNHSNTSVKPEGVRMEEVIECVIGTLHILAKESLSRSIMRSHQGFMAILIQLLFNNFENIQRLAADTLNELAADKEGADMIEAEGGTASLSELLHCGNEALATCAAAILSRVSEHKLQKCLSMELSNSLFSEDQNLWPSGDLGIAPDLQDMIGANEYDMYGQGLSTVYSGVGSPKHSASGYDTLPLDSMEGLEICPRQDSSYGSMDVDFVIQNDMTSLPL
- the LOC132922289 gene encoding armadillo segment polarity protein isoform X1, coding for MYQSRVLPSNTGYSKDTAMMWQQGGQYLPESGIHSGGTTQAHSITDKEDDLERDQLIYELNQGFSHGFTQDQVDEMNQQLSQSRTQRVRAAMFPETLEEGIEIPSTQFNQGQLTAVQRLAEPSQMLKHAVVNLINYQDDADLATRAIPELIKLLNDEDQVVVSQAAMMVHQLSKKEASRHAIMNSPQMVAALVKALSNSNDLEMTKGAVGTLHNLSHHRQGLLAIFKSGGIPALVKLLSSPVESILYYAITTLHNLLLHQEGSKMAVRLAGGLQKMVALLQRNNVKFLTIITDCLQILAYGNQESKLIILASQGPIELVRIMRSYDYEKLLWTTSRVLKVLSVCSSNKPAIVEAGGMQALAMHLQHGSQRLVQNALWTLRNLSDAGTKVDGLEQLLQSLVIALNHSDVNVVTCAAGILSNLTCNNQRNKVTVVQVGGVEALVQTIMNAGDREEITEPAVCALRHLTSRHVESDSAQNAIRHIGGIQVIVKLLQPPSRWPLVKAAIGLIRNVAQCQGNHVPLREHGAIHHLIRLLMRAFQDIQRTSTNSSVAGSGRSQSGGVYADGVRMEEIVEGTTGALHILARESHNRVLMRSQQGLIAVLVQLLFNDIENVQRVAAGALCELAIDKDGADMIEAEGATAPLTELLHSRNEGVATYAAAVLFRMSEDKPNDYKKRLSAELSNSLCREDQNTWPPNDLGMGPDLQDAYDLYSHGLGSVHNGMGPMRRNNYHQQSGYDTLPIDSMQGLEICSQQESNCSPMDVVTANDIDFGRLGDLPEPPQDNNQVAAWYDTDL
- the LOC132922289 gene encoding armadillo segment polarity protein isoform X3, producing the protein MYQSRVLPSNTGYSKDTAMMWQQGGQYLPESGIHSGGTTQAHSITDKEDDLERDQLIYELNQGFSHGFTQDQVDEMNQQLSQSRTQRVRAAMFPETLEEGIEIPSTQFNQGQLTAVQRLAEPSQMLKHAVVNLINYQDDADLATRAIPELIKLLNDEDQVVVSQAAMMVHQLSKKEASRHAIMNSPQMVAALVKALSNSNDLEMTKGAVGTLHNLSHHRQGLLAIFKSGGIPALVKLLSSPVESILYYAITTLHNLLLHQEGSKMAVRLAGGLQKMVALLQRNNVKFLTIITDCLQILAYGNQESKLIILASQGPIELVRIMRSYDYEKLLWTTSRVLKVLSVCSSNKPAIVEAGGMQALAMHLQHGSQRLVQNALWTLRNLSDAGTKVDGLEQLLQSLVIALNHSDVNVVTCAAGILSNLTCNNQRNKVTVVQVGGVEALVQTIMNAGDREEITEPAVCALRHLTSRHVESDSAQNAIRHIGGIQVIVKLLQPPSRWPLVKAAIGLIRNVAQCQGNHVPLREHGAIHHLIRLLMRAFQDIQRTSTNSSVAGSGRSQSGGVYADGVRMEEIVEGTTGALHILARESHNRVLMRSQQGLIAVLVQLLFNDIENVQRVAAGALCELAIDKDGADMIEAEGATAPLTELLHSRNEGVATYAAAVLFRMSEDKPNDYKKRLSAELSNSLCREDQNTWPPNDLGMGPDLQGMTRYQ